In Lentimicrobiaceae bacterium, one genomic interval encodes:
- the rplX gene encoding 50S ribosomal protein L24, with the protein MSKIYIKKGDTVMVIAGNSKGKKGTVLNVLTDKNKAIVEGVNVVSKHTKPNAKNTQGGIVKLEKPIHISNLMLIDGNGKPTRVGFKNDEKKDVKVRISKNTGEVIK; encoded by the coding sequence ATGTCAAAAATATATATCAAAAAAGGTGACACCGTTATGGTTATAGCAGGCAACTCTAAAGGGAAAAAGGGTACCGTGCTAAATGTGTTGACCGACAAAAATAAAGCTATTGTCGAGGGAGTCAACGTCGTTAGTAAGCATACCAAACCTAATGCTAAAAACACTCAGGGAGGTATAGTTAAACTCGAAAAACCTATACACATCTCTAACCTTATGCTTATTGACGGTAATGGCAAACCTACTCGTGTCGGTTTTAAAAACGACGAAAAAAAGGATGTTAAAGTAAGAATTTCAAAAAATACAGGGGAGGTTATAAAATAA
- the rplE gene encoding 50S ribosomal protein L5: MEYRPRLRKKYSEEVVPAMMEQFQYTNKMQVPRLLKICLNQGLGTAITDKKIIEVGVEEMTSIAGQKAVPTKSRKDISNFKLRRNMPIGVRVTLRGDRMYEFLDRLISISIPRVRDFRGINAKGFDGRGNFTMGVTEQIIFPEIVIDKVVKINGMDITFVTTANTDKECYALLKEFGIPFKK; the protein is encoded by the coding sequence ATGGAATACAGACCAAGACTTAGAAAAAAATATAGTGAAGAGGTTGTCCCTGCAATGATGGAACAATTCCAATACACTAATAAGATGCAAGTCCCCAGACTATTGAAAATATGTCTAAATCAGGGATTAGGCACTGCTATTACCGACAAAAAAATAATTGAGGTAGGTGTTGAAGAAATGACAAGCATAGCCGGACAAAAAGCAGTACCCACAAAGTCTAGAAAAGACATTTCTAACTTTAAACTAAGACGTAATATGCCAATTGGCGTTAGAGTTACCCTTAGAGGAGATAGAATGTATGAATTTTTAGACAGATTAATTTCTATATCAATTCCGCGTGTTAGAGACTTTAGAGGTATTAATGCCAAAGGATTTGATGGTAGAGGTAATTTTACTATGGGTGTTACCGAACAAATTATTTTTCCCGAAATAGTTATAGATAAAGTTGTTAAAATTAATGGTATGGACATAACCTTTGTTACTACAGCTAACACTGATAAAGAATGTTATGCTTTACTCAAAGAATTTGGAATACCGTTTAAAAAATAA